The window GAAAGAGCCCATTACGAAGAcagaaatgatgaagatcatcaaCATAAGGTATAAGGAGCACTTCCCTGACATCCTGAGGAGAGCCTCTGAGCACATGGAGCTGGCCTTTGGCCTTGACCTGAAGGAAGCTGACTCCAAAGGTCAATCCTATGCCCTTGTCAGTAAattggagatcaccaaggaagagAATCTGAGCGGTGGCAGGGGGTTTCCCAAGAATGGCTCCTGATGGTTTTCGTGGGCATGATCTACAAGAATGGCAACCGGGACATCGAGGAGGAGATGTGGGAATTCCTGAACGTGCTGGGGATCTACGATGGGAAGAGGCACTTCAGGTTTGGGGAGCCCAGGAAGCTCATCACCAAAGATTTGGTGCAGGAAAAGTACCTGAAGTACCGGCAGGTGCCCAACAGTGATCCTCCAATCTACGAATTCCTGTGGGGTCCCAGAGCCCACACTGAAGCCAGCAAGACAAAAGTCCTGGAGTTTTTGGCCAAGGTTAGTGCTACTGACCCCACTGCCTTCCAAGGCTTGTATGAAGAAATTTGGAGAGATCGGGAAGACCAAGCTACAGGCAGAGAATGGGCTGGGGCTGGTCCGAATGTCATGGCCAGGCTAGCGTCAGGGCAAAGTCCAGTAGGTCCTCCCACCCATAGTGAAGTCTGAGGCAGATTCTTCACTTTGTTGTTGAACAGGGCTGTTAACTTTCTAAGTAGTGGAGAAGAGGTTAGGCTGGAGGGAGCACACGTATGTCTTTTTGTGTTCCTGTTATACTTGAGTAACTTGTAGATTTAGCGCgttttttgtgtttttcaaaTGTTCCTTTTAGTTGAAGCTTATTTAGATTCAGAATGTGAATTCCCCCTCATGCATTTATTGCTGTTTATCAGATTTAGGAGTAAGAGTTTTGTGTtacgtaaaacaaaacaaaaatccttgaatATTTTTTCGTGATCCAGAACCAGTTAAAAAGGTATCAGAGTAAGAATATCCTTGGAAATATTAAAAACATCCACAACAATTAGTTAGGATcacaagatgttgttgttgttaggtgccgtcgaatcggttccaactgatagcgaccccacacacaacagaacgaagcactgaccggtcctgcgccatccttacaatccttgttatgcttgggctcattgttgcagccactgtgtcaatccacctcgttgagggtcttcctcttttccgctgaccctgtactctgccaggcatgatgtccttctccagggactgatccctcctgacaacatgtccaaagcatataagacgcagtctcgccacccttgcctctaaggagcattcttgccgcacttcttccaagacagatttgttcgttcttttggcagtccatggtatatgcaatattcttcgacaacaccacaattcaaaggcgtcaactcttcctcggtcttccttattcattgtacagctttcacatgcatatgatgtgattgaaaataccatggcttgagtcaggcacaccttagtcttcagggtgacatctttgctcttcaacactttaaagaggtcctttgcagcagatttccccaatgaaacgcgttttttgatttcttgactgctgcttccatggcatttgattgtggatccaagtaaaataaaatctttgacaacttcaatcttttctccatttatcatgatgttgcttattagtccagttgtgaggatttttgttctttatgttgaggtgtattacatactgaaggctgtggtctttgatcttcattagtaagtccttcaagtcctcttcactttcagcaagtgaagttgtgtcatctgcataagacaggttgttaatgagtcttcctccaatcctgatgccctgttcttcttcatatactccagcttcttgtattatttgttcagcatacagatcaaataggtatgctgaaagaatacagccctgacgcacacctttcatgactttaaaccaatcagtatcccctttttctgttggaacaactgcctcttgatctatgtaaaggttccccatgagcacaattaagtgttctggaattcccattcttcgcagtgttatccatagtttgttatgatccacacaatcaaatgcctttgcaaaatcaataaaacacaggtaaacatccttctggtattctctgctttcggccaggatccatctgacatcagcaatgatatccctggttctacatcctcttctgaaaccggcctgaatttctggcagttccctgtaaatatgctgctgcagccgtttttaatgatcttcagcagaattttgcttgcgtgtgatattgataCTGTTGTATAATTTCTATAtacagttggatcatctttcttgggaataggcataaatatggatctcttccaatcagttggccaagaagctgttttccatatttcttggcatagatgagtgagcacttccagcgctgcatctgtttgttgaaacatctcaattgatattccatcaatttctggagccttgttttttgccaatgccttcagagcagcttggagactctgaaatttgctcttgagcattgagcagtaaagcaaaatgaagaattgatgaagtaaaagaactgaacagaagatttcaaagggcagctcgagaagacaaaataaagtattataatgacaagtgcaaagagctggagatggaaaaccaaaagggaagaacacacttggtgtttctcaagctgaaagaactgaagaaaaaaaatcaagcctcgcgtTGCAATtgtaaaggattccatgggcaaaatattaatgacgcaggaagcttcaaaagaagatggaagaaacacacagagtcaacaccaaaaagaattagttgatattcaacaatttcaagaggtggcatgtgatcaggaaccgatggtactgaaggaagaactccaagctgctctgaaggcattggcaaaaaacaaggatcaCAAGATAGAGGTGGAAAACATAAAAGTTCGCCAAGTCTTGGTTTCCCTTATTCCATTTGGTAGAAGTAAAACATACGCATTCCTGGATTTGTTTAGCTTATacaaggatgtgggagaaaataAATCCTGATAATTTGACCTCTTCTTCCCTGGCTCTTATTTTGCCCAAACAGTAATTGAGCATCTGTTCTTTGGAAGGCTTCATGCCAGTACTGGGGCCCTATAGGCAAAGGCATCAAAGTCCCTGTGCATATATTTTAGCGTCTAGGAGCAGCTAAGAAATAAGGAGGAGGTTGAGATACTGTCCAAGACCTCAGGACTAGTAGAAAAGGAGTCAGCACTTCAGGGATCCCTGTAGTGTAAATGCCCTGAGGGAGGGCAGTTTGGGGAATCGGGAAACTTTGATCTctcagtgggggtggggggaatttTCAATTaggaagcatagggtagggaagggttGGGGGGTGAGAAGAGCAACTGGGGTGAGGTTGGGGGGAGGGAGTCCAGATCAGCCTGTGGGAGGGGTGAGCAGGGCAAGACTCTCCCATGATGTGCCTAAGCCTGGCAAGGCTGAGCCTGGAATGGAAACCAGCTCTTCACAGTGACTCTGGGATTGGGGGTAAAGCAGAGAGAAATCTCCACTGGGAGCAGGACTGGCAGGTGTCCTGTGCTGTTGTCCCAGCGCACTTGGACACATCCACTGACTAGGTGTGTTATGCATACCATGTCCATGGAGTTCCTGAGAAATAGGGCACTCCTCCCTTGGTGTCAGGAAGCCACTGATAATAGCCTTTTGCTTTGGGGTGGGGGAGCCAAAGGGCATGCCATTGAGGGGACAGTAGAATGAGGTTGTCTTGAGTGTCATTTGGCAAACTCCGAGTGAAGACGACTTTTGGCCGTGGTGATGTGAATGAAAATTGCGGTGACATACATGGAAGGGCAGCTGGGAGGGGAAATTGTTGGTCCTTGACAGCACTTCTAGGAGCTTTGTGTTGCATTAAACTGGGACAGTCTACACACACCCACATCAAAGAACATACTCCGTAATAGGGACTGAACTTACGCACCATGCCCCTCAAACACAGGTGCTATAAATCCTTACCCAGTAACTATGTTTATAATGCCATTTGGGAAAGTGTATtgttttgttaaagagactggattgtaaggtgtgtcttgagtcaacccagaagctgctccaagggagaaagatgtggtggacagcttctgtaaagatttacagccttagaaacgctatggggcagttctactctgttctattgcattcctatgagtcggaatattCTGGACAGCGGTGGTTTCTTTGCCAGGGGGTGTTGATTGACCAAGCGAGTAATCACAAGTGGGGAAAGATAGGtgccacaccacatgagatctccaaggaaacaagaaacagaagctgaagaaagacaaggaccttcccccacggTAATCAAAGAGGTAAAGCTTTCCCCTACAGTCaggaccctgaattcagatttctaggctcctaaactgtgagaaaacaaatttctatttgtgaaagccatccacttgtggtatttctgttatgacagcactagataagtatGAGACTCTCTAATGAGTGATAAAACGCTTTGGCCTTGACTACTAACATATATGTTCGTAGTGCAAACTCATCCAGTGGtaccgcagaagaaagacctggcaatctgtttctttaaagtttatagccaaggaaaccctatagggcagttccacagGGTGTTGCATTTAGCTGGAATTGATTCAAGGGCAAGGAGTCAGTGTAAAATATTACTTCATTTCTCTGCTCAAACagcattttttctgattttgttttctttgtcctaGAGTGCTGCATATTCTGACACATCGTGgagtaaacaaaaccaaaaatcctcaagaGGAGGGTGGTATAGTAGAGTGTGAAAATGATCGTAGTAACGAGTGCCATTCTTTAAACGCCCGACATGTGCCGTCAGTTTGCCAGGTGCTTCACGTGCCTTGCACGCAATGCACCTGCCCTAGAAGACAGGGCTTATCAATCCCCCTGCACAGAAGAAGAACCCGAAGCTCAGAGAGTTTGTAATGTGTTTGCAAGTCTAGTATATGACCGAGCTAGATTAGGCCCCTGGTCTGAATCCGTCTGGAGCCTAGCTTCTTCCACTCCTCCCAGCCAGAGGCTTACCGTGTGTCTCTTAATTCACTGTTCTTCTCTCCACTACAAAATGTTTCTCAGGTCAGAAAATGAATAACTTGTGCCCAGAGCGTTGAGTCGGACTGTAGAGCCAGAGCTATGTCAACACTAAAATAAGTGAGAGGTATGAATAaggaaaagataagaaaatattcAGTGACAATGTAATCACTGACAAACGCAAGGCCAGACAACCTGAAAAGATCTGGGGCTCATAAAATCATCCCGAAGAGCCCCTGCCTGAAGAAAGGAGATCTAGTAGAGCCAAGGGTACCTGCACCTCCAGGTGTGGCTGAAGGAGAGAAGGATGAGGTCAGCCTGTTTTCCTGACAGCCCACCGCCTGTGTTGGGCTTCCTATCTTTGGCTGCATCTTCCCCACCTCGTGCCACTTCTCACCCAGGGACAGAGACCCAATCTCTGCAATAGCAAAATTGCTCAAGTTTGCAAGGATGTGGCATTTCTCAGGAAGACCTTAACCAAAGAGGAGCCCAGAAGAAGACCCCAGTGaatgaaaagagagaggaaaaacacACCAGAATTTAGGGATTATACAAAGAACTGCAGGGCTTGCTCTCAGCCCTACAGAGCCCCAGGTAGTGCCCTCTCTTATTCTTGAGGTTTCTCAGGGACCTAAGAGGTTGGCTGAAGGACACTCTCCAAGTCAGAAAAGCAAGGTTACTCAGCCTCCGAGAGATATCTAAGTGATGAAGCTGAATGAAGATGATGGGCGGCCCCTCCAGAAGAGTGACATCCCCTAGTGTCCTGGCCTTACAGTTGGCCCTGAGAGAGCTTGAACAGTCCTGACTGGATATGACTCATCCTGACATCCAAATCAGAGGTCCCAGGTCAGTGAAGACCTTGATATGAAGGGAGCAGCCTGCGATTCAGCAGGGAGTAGAATTTCAGGACTGGTCGGGTTCAAGATGAAGACTGTGAATGAGGAAGGAGGGAACCACCCTCCCCAGACAGAGGAGGCCACACAAAATACCCCCTGCTGTCAGTACTGGGAGGCCCAGGGCAGAGTTGTCAGGATGAGGGGTCCCCTCGATTCTGCCTTGAGGGTATCAGGACTTGTGTGCATACCCCAGCTCCACAGAGGGAGGAGACTCAGGCCCTCAACGGAGGCAAGGTGAGGACCCTGAGTGTTATGAGTGGGAACCCCATCAACAGAAGGAGTAGAAGAGAGCATTGCCTCTGTTCTCAGTCCTGGGAAGCCTCTGGGAGAGTCCTCTGACAGAGGTGCCCATCGATTCTTCTTAAGTGGTCTCAGGGCGGGAGGGTCCGGTCTAAAGGGGCGGCCCCAGATCTGCAGAGGGAGGAGTCTTGTCCCGACCTGGAGTTAGGTGTGGACCCTGAGTGTTTATGGGGCGACCTGCCGCCTAAAAAGGATCTGCCAGGCGCAGCGAAACAGCCTGCA is drawn from Loxodonta africana isolate mLoxAfr1 chromosome X, mLoxAfr1.hap2, whole genome shotgun sequence and contains these coding sequences:
- the LOC100655286 gene encoding LOW QUALITY PROTEIN: melanoma-associated antigen B2-like (The sequence of the model RefSeq protein was modified relative to this genomic sequence to represent the inferred CDS: inserted 1 base in 1 codon), with the protein product MPRGHQSKLRSREKHCQAQGDTHIAQSAQASAAEEEGYPSSSSPPFGGSPLSSPAAGIPRGPQSIAPTITAAVGASGTRAAGGAKGQDKGGPSSSEAPAPIERPQRDPLTRRLVMLLQFLLYKYKMKEPITKTEMMKIINIRYKEHFPDILRRASEHMELAFGLDLKEADSKGQSYALVSKLEITKEENLSGGRGFPKNGXLMVFVGMIYKNGNRDIEEEMWEFLNVLGIYDGKRHFRFGEPRKLITKDLVQEKYLKYRQVPNSDPPIYEFLWGPRAHTEASKTKVLEFLAKVSATDPTAFQGLYEEIWRDREDQATGREWAGAGPNVMARLASGQSPVGPPTHSEV